TCGCGCGCGCGCTCGACCTGCTCCTGCTTCGCGATCGCGAGCGCGCGATCGGAGCGGCGCTGGTCCGACTGGGCGAGCTCGGCTCCGAGACGGGGCTCGACACGCTGAACACGAGCCCGCTCGCGACGGCGCTCGCCACGCCGCTAGGCCGTGCGCCCGCGCTGGCCTGGGGCGAGACCAGCCGCGCGCGGCTCGACGCGATCGCCGACGAGCTGCGCGCGCACGTCGAGCGGCTCTCGCGCGCGCGGCCGGCCGGCTTCGGCGGCGAGATATGCGCCCGCGAGCTGCGCCAGGCGGCGGCGCTGGCCCGTCACGGCGCGCACCGCCTGATGCACGCGACGCCCGAGGGCGGCCCCGCGAAGTCCGAGCTTCGCGCCGAGCTCGAGCCGCTGATCGAGGAGCAGGCCGCCTGCTGGCGCGAGCGAAGCCGCGAGGGCGGTCTGTGCGACAGCCTCGCGCGACTGCGCTCGACGCTGGCCGACTACGTGTAGACGCGCCCTCAGTCTCGCGGCTCGAACGGCCGCGCGAGATCCGCGGGCGCGCGCACTCGCCCCGCGAGCAGCGCCAGCACCAGAAGCGTGAGCAGGTACGGAGTCATCAGCAGCAGGTTGTACGGGATCGCGGAGCTCGCGGCCTGGAGCCGATACTGAAGCGCGCTCGCGGCTCCGAACAGAAGCGCGCCCGCCACGATCCGCAGCGGTCGATAGCCGCCGAAGAGCACGAGCGAGAGCGCGATGAAGCCGCGGCCGCTGGTCATGCCCTCGACGAACGTGTCCGAGATCCAGAGCACCAGCGACGAGCCGGCGAGCCCCGCGCAGGCGCCGCCGAACAGAACCGCGCCCAGGCGAATCCGCAGCACGTTCACTCCCTGCACGTGCGCGGCCTCCGCTCGCTCTCCGACCGCGCGAAGCGCAAGCCCCGAGCGCGTGCGACCGAGGTAGAACGCCACGCCCGCGACGAGCGCGATCGCGACGAGCAGGTACAGGTTCAGCGCCGGCGCGATCTCGCCCATCTGCGGCGCGCGCGCGAGCGCGCTCCCGGCCGGATTCAAGCTGCGGAAGACCACTCCGGTGAGCCCGAGCGCGAGCACGTTCAGCGCCGTTCCAGCGACGATCGGATCGGCGCCGCGGCGCAGCACGAAGTACGCGAAGAGCGCGGCCAGCGCGAGCCCGGCGGCGATTCCCGCGGCGCACCCGGCGAGCAGCGAGCCGGTCGCGGCGCCGACAGAGAACGCGGCGAGCGCGCCGCCGAGCATCATCCCCTCGATCCCGACGTTCAGCACTCCGGCGCGCTCCGCCACGAGCTCCCCCATCGCCGCGAGCGCGAGCGGGGTCGCGAGTCGCAGCGTCGAGAGCCCGAGCAAGAGCGTCGCGGCGTCCATCACGACGTCCTCGACTTCGGCATCGCGAAGCCGACCGAGAACAGGATCACCAGCGCCTCGATCACCTGCACCGCGACCGAGGGCACGGCCGCCACGCGCTGCATCGCGCCGCTTCCGGTCGCGAGCGCGGCGAAGAAGAACGCGGCCGGCAGCACGCCGAGCGGGGAAAGCCGCGCGAGGAGCGCGACCGCGACCGCGGTGAAGCCGTAGCCCGAGGCCAGGTTCTCGAAGAGCCGCCCCGTGACGCCGCAGATCTCGAGCGCGCCCGCGAGCCCGGCCAGCGCCCCGGAGATCAGGAGCACGCGCGTGGTCTCGCGCTCGGGAGACACCCCGGCGTAGCGAGCCGCGTCGGGCGAGAGCCCGACCGAGCGCAGCCGCAGTCCGGCCGACGAGCGGAAGATCAGCAGCCAGACGGCGAACGGGAGCACCACCGCGAGCACGAGACCCGCGTGCACGCGGCGCAGGCCGGGAAGGATCGCGAGCCTGGCGAGCTCGGGCAGCGCATCGCTCTGCGGGTACGCTCCGCTCGCCTCCTGGAGCGGGCCGTGCACCGCCCAGGCGACGGCGAGAACCGCGACGAAGTTCAGCAGGATCGTCGAGAGCACTTCGGAGACGCCGCGCCGAACGCGCAGCGCCGCCGCGATCCCGGCCCAGAGCGCCCCCGCGCCGGCGCCGACGAGAAGCACGAGCGGCAGGGCGACGGCGCCGGAGCCGAGCCCGGGTCCGCGCGTCACCAGCGCGGTCGCGGCGAGCGCGCCGACGTAGAGCTGCCCTTCGCCGCCGATGTTCCAGATCCCGCAGCGGAACGCGATCGCGACGCCGAGCCCGACCAGCAGGAGCGGCCCCATACGCACGATGGTGTTCTCTAGCGCGATCGCGTCGCCGAGCGCTCCCGACACCAGCGCGCGGAACGCCTCGAGCGGATCGGCGCCGATCAGCGCGAGAAGCGCGGCAGACGCGGCCAGCGCGACCGCCGCCGCTCCGATCGGCTGCGCGAATGCGCGCAGCCGCGTCACGCTGCGCCCTCGCCGAGCATGCGGCGGCCGATCGCGGCCCGCGTGCGCGACTCCGGCTCGACCGGCAGCAGCCTGCCGCGGAACAGCACGGCTATGCGCTGGCCGAGCTCGAGAACCTCGTCGAGCTCGGTCGAGATCAAGAGCACCGCCGTGCCCGAGCGCGCCTCACGGCGCAGCTCCTCGCGAACCGCGGCGGTGGCGGCCAGGTCGAGCCCGCGCGTCGGGTTCACCGCCACCAGCACCCCCGGCCGCGCGCGGAGCGCGCGCGCCACGCAGAGCTTCTGCTGGTTGCCGCCCGAGAGCGCGCGGGCGGGGTCACCGGGCTCCGCTCGGATCCCGAAGCGCTCGATCGCCGCCCGCGCGGCGTTCTCGAGCTCGGCCGTCCGCACGATCCCGGCCCGGAACACCGGCTCCGCGCCGCCGCGCGCGGCCTCGGGAAGCACCAGGTTCTCGGCGACCGACAGGTCGAGCACGAGTCCGGTGCGCTGGCGATCGCCCGAGAGCAGGGCGAGCGGCGGGCGCAGGACTTCGAGCGTTCCCGCCCCGAGCGGGCGCACGCCCGCGAGCAGCTCTTCGAGCGCGCCCTGCCCGTTCCCGTCGATCCCGGCCAGCGCGAGGATCTCCCCCGCCCGCAGCTCCAGATCGATCCCGGCAAGCCCGGGCGCGCCGACACCGGAGAGCGACAGCGCGACCGGACCCGGCTCCGTCTGCGGCGGCCGGCCGGGCGGAGGCAGCGCGTCTCCGACCATGAGCCGGCCGAGCTCGCTCGCGTCGAGCCCCGCGAGCTCACGGCTCGCGACGGTCTCGCCTCTGCGAAGTACCGTCACGCGATCGCAGACCGCGGTGATCTCGTCGAGCTTGTGCGAGATCAGGACGATGCTCTTGCCCTGGTCGCGAAGCCGCGCGAGTAGCGCCAGAAGCGATTCGACCTCGGACGGCGCGAGCACGGCGGTCGGCTCGTCGAGCACGAGCAGATTCGCGCCCCGATCGAGAGCGCGCGCGATCTCGAGCCGCTGCATCTGCGCGACCGCGAGCGTGTCGGTGCGCGCCTCGGGGTCGAGCGCGAGGCCGTGGCGCTCGAGCCGATCTCGCGCCTCGGCGACGAGCTCCGCGCGCGGCAGCAGGAACGGGCCCGGCTCACCGAGCAGCAGGTTCTCGGCCACCGAGAGCGCGGGCACGAGCATGAAGTGCTGGTGCACCATGCCGATCCCGAGCGCGAGCGCCTGGCGCGGGCTCGCGATCTCGACCGCGTGGCCGTCGATCTCGATCGAACCCGAGTCGGGTCGCACGCTTCCGTACAGGGTTCGGACCAGCGTCGTCTTGCCCGCGCCGTTCTCGCCGAGCAGCGCGTGGACGGAGCCGGGCTCGAGCTCGAGGCTCGCGCCGCGCAGCGCCTCGGTCGCGCCGAAGCGCTTGCGGATGCCGCGGAGGGCGACGCGCGGCAAGCGCTCAGAAGCTCCCGCGCGGGACCGAGACCGAGCCCGACGCCACGTCGGCCTGGAGCCTGGCGACCTCGTCCCGCAGCTCGGCCGGGATGTTCTCGCGCAAGCGCTCGTTCCACTCGATCGCGACCACGCCGCTGCGCAGCCCGAATCGCATCGCGCGCGCGTTGAACGAGCCCGACTTCACTTCCTGCGCCACGAGCACGAGCGCGCGCGGCACGTCGAGCGTGGCCGAGGCGAGCACGCGTTCGGGCGCGCGATCGTTCTGGTTCTTGTTCGTGCCGAAGGCGCGGACGTTCGGGCTCTCGCTCACCGCCTGGAAGAAGCCCGCGGCGGCCTCGTTCGCGTTGTGGATCAGCACGTCCACGCCGTTTGCGATCTGCGCGAGCGTGGCCTCGCGCGCGGCGGAGACGTCCGTCCAGCTTCCGATGTACGAGACCGTCACGTCCGCGTGCGGGCGCGCGCGGGTCGCGCCGGCGGCGAACGCGGTGAAGGTGCTCTCGACCGATGGGATCTTCACGCCGCCGATCGCGCCGACCTTCGAGCGCGCGGAGAGCTTCGCGCCGAGGAAGCCGAGCACGAAGGTCGCCTCCTCGAGCTCGAACACGATCGGCGCGACGTTGGCGCGGATCGTCGAGCCGCTGGTCGTGACGAAGATCGTGTCCGGATACTCCTTCGAGACCTTCGCCGCCGCGTCCTGGAACTCGAAGCCGTGGCCGAAGACCAGCCGGAAACCGCGCGCGGCGAAATCCCGGAAGCCGGACTCGAAGTCCTGGGGCGTCTTCGCCTCCTGGTGCGCGATCTCCGCGCCGAGCTCGGCGTGGATCCGCTCGAGCCCCTCGTACGCGCTCTGGTTCCAGCCGCCGTCGCGGATCGAGCCGGGCGTGAGCAGCGCGACGCGGAATCCCGATGCCGCGTCGGGCGCGCCCGAATCGCCGCAGCCCGACGCGAACGCGAGCAGCGCAAGCGCGAGCGCGGTGCCGAGCGCGGAGCCTCTCACGGCGCGTAGCCTAACAGAGGCGCCGTTCGATCGCCTCGACGAGATCGA
The sequence above is drawn from the Deltaproteobacteria bacterium genome and encodes:
- a CDS encoding ABC transporter permease; protein product: MTRLRAFAQPIGAAAVALAASAALLALIGADPLEAFRALVSGALGDAIALENTIVRMGPLLLVGLGVAIAFRCGIWNIGGEGQLYVGALAATALVTRGPGLGSGAVALPLVLLVGAGAGALWAGIAAALRVRRGVSEVLSTILLNFVAVLAVAWAVHGPLQEASGAYPQSDALPELARLAILPGLRRVHAGLVLAVVLPFAVWLLIFRSSAGLRLRSVGLSPDAARYAGVSPERETTRVLLISGALAGLAGALEICGVTGRLFENLASGYGFTAVAVALLARLSPLGVLPAAFFFAALATGSGAMQRVAAVPSVAVQVIEALVILFSVGFAMPKSRTS
- a CDS encoding BMP family ABC transporter substrate-binding protein, which encodes MGSSSSRSARPAQGEARAGRWSARTARSATRRWSDPKVCSRATSRASSRESPSARSRTSPIRSACTCSISSRRSNGASVRLRAVRGSALGTALALALLAFASGCGDSGAPDAASGFRVALLTPGSIRDGGWNQSAYEGLERIHAELGAEIAHQEAKTPQDFESGFRDFAARGFRLVFGHGFEFQDAAAKVSKEYPDTIFVTTSGSTIRANVAPIVFELEEATFVLGFLGAKLSARSKVGAIGGVKIPSVESTFTAFAAGATRARPHADVTVSYIGSWTDVSAAREATLAQIANGVDVLIHNANEAAAGFFQAVSESPNVRAFGTNKNQNDRAPERVLASATLDVPRALVLVAQEVKSGSFNARAMRFGLRSGVVAIEWNERLRENIPAELRDEVARLQADVASGSVSVPRGSF
- a CDS encoding ABC transporter permease produces the protein MDAATLLLGLSTLRLATPLALAAMGELVAERAGVLNVGIEGMMLGGALAAFSVGAATGSLLAGCAAGIAAGLALAALFAYFVLRRGADPIVAGTALNVLALGLTGVVFRSLNPAGSALARAPQMGEIAPALNLYLLVAIALVAGVAFYLGRTRSGLALRAVGERAEAAHVQGVNVLRIRLGAVLFGGACAGLAGSSLVLWISDTFVEGMTSGRGFIALSLVLFGGYRPLRIVAGALLFGAASALQYRLQAASSAIPYNLLLMTPYLLTLLVLALLAGRVRAPADLARPFEPRD
- a CDS encoding ABC transporter ATP-binding protein; translated protein: MPRVALRGIRKRFGATEALRGASLELEPGSVHALLGENGAGKTTLVRTLYGSVRPDSGSIEIDGHAVEIASPRQALALGIGMVHQHFMLVPALSVAENLLLGEPGPFLLPRAELVAEARDRLERHGLALDPEARTDTLAVAQMQRLEIARALDRGANLLVLDEPTAVLAPSEVESLLALLARLRDQGKSIVLISHKLDEITAVCDRVTVLRRGETVASRELAGLDASELGRLMVGDALPPPGRPPQTEPGPVALSLSGVGAPGLAGIDLELRAGEILALAGIDGNGQGALEELLAGVRPLGAGTLEVLRPPLALLSGDRQRTGLVLDLSVAENLVLPEAARGGAEPVFRAGIVRTAELENAARAAIERFGIRAEPGDPARALSGGNQQKLCVARALRARPGVLVAVNPTRGLDLAATAAVREELRREARSGTAVLLISTELDEVLELGQRIAVLFRGRLLPVEPESRTRAAIGRRMLGEGAA